Proteins encoded together in one Canis aureus isolate CA01 chromosome 21, VMU_Caureus_v.1.0, whole genome shotgun sequence window:
- the LOC144293294 gene encoding olfactory receptor 4C11-like, whose translation MKQNISITEFILLGLTQDPMKKKVVFVIFFILYVGTLAGNLLIIVTIKSSRTLGSPMYYFLFYLSLADSCFSTSTAPRLIVDSLSAKNIITYNECMTQVFALHFFGCMEIFVVIFMAVDRYVAICKPLRYLNIMNWQVCTILIVLAWIGSFIHSIAQIILALRLPFCGPNLIDHYCCDLQPLLKLACMDTYVINLLLVSNSGAICSSSFVILMISYIVILHSLRNHSAEGRKKALSTCTSHIIVVVLCFGPCIFIYTRPPTTFFMDKMVTVFYTIGTPFLNPLIYALRNAEVKNAMKKLWHIKITSESRR comes from the coding sequence ATGAAGCAAAATATCAGTATTACTGAGTTCATACTGTTAGGATTGACCCAAGATCCTATGAAAAAGAAAGTGGTATTTGTAATCTTCTTCATTTTATATGTGGGAACGCTGGCAGGAAATTTGCTTATTATTGTGACCATCAAGTCTAGCCGGACACTTGGGAGCCCCAtgtactatttcttattttatttgtccCTTGCTGATTCCTGCTTTTCAACTTCCACAGCCCCCAGACTAATTGTGGATTCGCTCTCTGCAAAAAATATCATTACTTACAATGAGTGCATGACTCAAGTCTTTGCACTGCATTTCTTTGGCTGCATGGAGATCTTTGTCGTCATCTTCATGGCCGTTGACCGCTATGTGGCAATCTGTAAGCCCTTACGTTACCTAAACATCATGAACTGGCAGGTCTGCACCATCCTAATTGTTCTGGCATGGATTGGATCTTTTATCCATTCTATAGCCCAGATTATCCTGGCTTTGAGATTGCCCTTCTGTGGACCCAATTTGATTGATCATTACTGCTGTGATTTGCAGCCCTTGCTGAAACTTGCTTGCATGGACACTTATGTGATCAACCTACTGTTGGTGTCTAATAGTGGGGCCATTTGCTCAAGCAGTTTTGTGATTCTGATGATCTCCTACATTGTCATCTTGCATTCACTGCGAAACCACAGTgcggaagggaggaaaaaagctcTCTCTACTTGCACTTCTCACATCATCGTAGTAGTCTTATGCTTTGGTCCATGCATATTCATATATACACGGCCTCCAACCACCTTCTTCATGGACAAGATGGTAACTGTATTTTATACTATTGGGACACCTTTTCTTAACCCACTGATTTATGCACTAAGGAATGCAGAAGtgaaaaatgccatgaaaaaGCTATGGCATATCAAAATTACCTCAGAAAGCAGAAGATGA